One window of Quercus robur chromosome 12, dhQueRobu3.1, whole genome shotgun sequence genomic DNA carries:
- the LOC126708663 gene encoding protein NONRESPONDING TO OXYLIPINS 2, mitochondrial isoform X2 — protein sequence MASLFCRSALKVGSTSRSSLASCSKTLNPKSLIPKSNIPSTPASAFSSSSTTIPRASRVVSVLGSVESMMPLHSAIASARLKSNIAIDSSCWSWLSQGTSISFPR from the exons ATGGCCTCCTTGTTCTGCAGATCAGCTCTAAAGGTGGGTTCAACTTCAAGGTCGTCTTTGGCTTCTTGTTCcaaaaccctaaacccaaaATCCCTAATCCCCAAATCAAACATTCCTTCTACTCCTGCCtctgccttttcttcttcatccaccACCATTCCTCGTGCTTCAAG ggtgGTGTCGGTGTTGGGGAGCGTTGAGTCAATGATGCCACTTCACAGTGCCATAGCTTCAGCTCGGCTCAAATCCAACATTGCTATTGATTCCTCTTGCTGGAGCTGGCTTTCTCAGGGTACTTCaatttcat TTCCTCGGTGA
- the LOC126708663 gene encoding protein NONRESPONDING TO OXYLIPINS 2, mitochondrial isoform X1 produces the protein MASLFCRSALKVGSTSRSSLASCSKTLNPKSLIPKSNIPSTPASAFSSSSTTIPRASRVVSVLGSVESMMPLHSAIASARLKSNIAIDSSCWSWLSQGTSISYFAVPR, from the exons ATGGCCTCCTTGTTCTGCAGATCAGCTCTAAAGGTGGGTTCAACTTCAAGGTCGTCTTTGGCTTCTTGTTCcaaaaccctaaacccaaaATCCCTAATCCCCAAATCAAACATTCCTTCTACTCCTGCCtctgccttttcttcttcatccaccACCATTCCTCGTGCTTCAAG ggtgGTGTCGGTGTTGGGGAGCGTTGAGTCAATGATGCCACTTCACAGTGCCATAGCTTCAGCTCGGCTCAAATCCAACATTGCTATTGATTCCTCTTGCTGGAGCTGGCTTTCTCAGGGTACTTCaatttcat ACTTTGCAGTTCCTCGGTGA
- the LOC126709893 gene encoding pentatricopeptide repeat-containing protein At4g02750-like, with amino-acid sequence MQDMRRLDKVLITYSRQICTLSTPNLNSMINTYFQQNCINHARKLFDQNPSSRNVVSWNTMINGYVKNHQMQHAHDLFDEMPMKDVVSWNTMLSGFHKTKNPEAVYLCIVQMRRVGFRPNEYTLSIVISAFLDSVFNVLVSQIHAHAVCLALNMSVFVGSALMRGYANVGNQVGLRRVFEDILVKDVTSWNALVSGYMKLGCMVEAQGVFDAMPERNIVSWTSLVNGYICNKRINEARSVFNKMTERNVFSWTVMISGYVQNQKFMDALELFIWMLKSGCQPNHFTFSSVLDACAGCSSLIMGQQVHSSILKSGVPGDDILSTSVVDMYAKCGDIEAAFSFFESMPNKNLVSWNSIIGGFARHGLAIRALEEFERMIKFGVRPDEITFVNVLSACGHGGLIAEGEKYFNSMVEYTIKAGVEHYACMVDLYGRAGKLEKAEKFIKEMPFEPDVVIWGALLGACGLHSSLELGQVAAERICKLKNDHPAVYSMLSKIQGEKEEWSSVIEFREMMKERHVKKQKASSWVESPFGDR; translated from the coding sequence ATGCAAGATATGCGCAGGTTAGACAAAGTCCTTATTACATATTCGCGCCAGATATGCACTCTTTCAACGCCCAATCTCAATTCCATGATTAACACTTACTTTCAACAAAATTGCATTAACCATGCACGTAAACTGTTTGATCAAAACCCCTCGTCCCGAAACGTCGTCTCTTGGAACACAATGATCAATGGTTATGTTAAGAACCACCAAATGCAACATGCCCACGATTTGTTCGATGAAATGCCCATGAAAGACGTGGTTTCTTGGAACACCATGCTATCAGGTTTTCACAAGACCAAAAATCCAGAAGCAGTGTATTTATGCATTGTACAAATGAGAAGGGTTGGTTTTAGACCCAATGAGTATACTCTATCTATAGTGATTAGTGCATTTTTGGACTCAGTGTTCAATGTCTTAGTCTCACAAATTCATGCTCATGCCGTCTGTTTGGCGCTTAATATGAGTGTTTTTGTTGGGTCAGCATTGATGAGAGGATACGCAAATGTGGGGAATCAGGTGGGTTTACGGAGAGTGtttgaggatattttggtaaaAGATGTCACATCATGGAATGCATTGGTTTCCGGTTATATGAAATTGGGTTGCATGGTTGAGGCTCAGGGAGTCTTTGATGCGATGCCTGAGAGGAATATAGTCTCTTGGACTAGTTTGGTAAATGGGTACATTTGCAATAAGAGGATAAATGAAGCTCGGtctgtttttaataaaatgactGAAAGGAATGTGTTTTCATGGACTGTAATGATTAGCGGCTATGTGCAAAATCAGAAATTTATGGATGCATTAGAACTTTTTATCTGGATGTTGAAATCAGGGTGTCAGCCTAatcattttactttttcaagTGTGTTAGATGCATGTGCTGGGTGTTCTTCTCTTATCATGGGACAGCAAGTTCATTCTAGCATTTTAAAGTCTGGAGTACCAGGTGATGACATCTTGTCAACCTCAGTGGTTGATATGTATGCAAAATGCGGGGACATTGAAGCGGCATTTAGCTTTTTTGAGTCCATGCCAAATAAGAATTTGGTGTCATGGAATTCAATAATAGGAGGTTTTGCTAGGCATGGATTAGCAATAAGAGCATTGGAGGAGTTTGAAAGAATGATAAAGTTTGGTGTTAGGCCTGATGAAATTACATTCGTCAACGTGTTATCAGCATGTGGGCATGGAGGGTTGATTGCAGAAGGTGAAAAGTACTTCAACTCCATGGTTGAGTACACAATAAAAGCAGGAGTGGAGCATTATGCTTGCATGGTAGATCTCTATGGGAGAGCGGGTAAGCTCGAGAAAGCAGAGAAATTTATCAAAGAAATGCCTTTTGAGCCTGATGTTGTCATATGGGGTGCATTGCTTGGTGCATGTGGGTTGCATTCAAGCTTGGAACTTGGTCAGGTTGCTGCAGAGAGGATTTGCAAATTGAAAAACGATCATCCTGCAGTGTACTCAATGCTTTCAAAGATTCAAGGTGAAAAGGAAGAATGGAGCAGTGTAATTGAGTTCAGGGAAATGATGAAAGAGAGGCATGTTAAAAAGCAGAAGGCAAGTAGTTGGGTTGAGTCTCCTTTTGGTGACAGATAA
- the LOC126708663 gene encoding protein NONRESPONDING TO OXYLIPINS 2, mitochondrial isoform X4, whose translation MASLFCRSALKVGSTSRSSLASCSKTLNPKSLIPKSNIPSTPASAFSSSSTTIPRASRVVSVLGSVESMMPLHSAIASARLKSNIAIDSSCWSWLSQDFAVPR comes from the exons ATGGCCTCCTTGTTCTGCAGATCAGCTCTAAAGGTGGGTTCAACTTCAAGGTCGTCTTTGGCTTCTTGTTCcaaaaccctaaacccaaaATCCCTAATCCCCAAATCAAACATTCCTTCTACTCCTGCCtctgccttttcttcttcatccaccACCATTCCTCGTGCTTCAAG ggtgGTGTCGGTGTTGGGGAGCGTTGAGTCAATGATGCCACTTCACAGTGCCATAGCTTCAGCTCGGCTCAAATCCAACATTGCTATTGATTCCTCTTGCTGGAGCTGGCTTTCTCAGG ACTTTGCAGTTCCTCGGTGA
- the LOC126708662 gene encoding uncharacterized protein At1g01500-like produces MVMRNSSYQPCIKESLPWLDLRVFYVRFSKCKIDDSSPEYLTLNHIPLDHDTLLEVNGVRTSIYSDGVSTLLRRDRLDKKSEEATFVSTDSIRMTGSVKFEVFDKDVLVLSGVLELCNHNGFVGESNNQGQGWSIDCASDTTVETGFFKEKPMLGPDLASPTIEVYIAGSFLSTPIILTKTLQLSHRKRHTRKGMLDSIPEYEVTESPKDVPYRLNLHMSKFLKHKPENEYYNNPYFGSTYFEGEDGEITWFNAGVRVGVGIGLSVCLGIGIGVGLLVRTYQGTTRNFRRRPL; encoded by the exons ATGGTTATGAGGAACTCTTCTTATCAACCCTGCATCAAGGAATCATTACCTTGGCTTGATTTGAGGGTTTTTTATGTTAGATTTAGCAAATGCAAGATTGATGATTCCTCTCCTGAGTACCTCACACTAAACCATATTCCACTTGATCATGATACGCTTCTTGAAGTTAATGGTGTCAGAACTAGCATATATTCTGACGGGGTTTCAACCCTTCTTAGAAGGGATCGATTAGATAAGAAGTCTGAAGAAGCTACATTTGTGAGCACTGATAGTATCAGGATGACAGGAAGTGTGAAGTTTGAAGTCTTCGATAAGGATGTTCTTGTGTTATCAGGGGTTTTAGAATTGTGTAATCACAATGGTTTTGTTGGAGAATCAAATAATCAAGGCCAGGGATGGAGCATTGATTGTGCATCAGATACTACCGTGGAAACTGGCTTCTTTAAGGAGAAGCCGATGCTGGGGCCAGACTTGGCTTCACCTACAATTGAGGTCTACATTGCAGGGTCCTTTTTGAGCACTCCAATTATCTTAACAAAGACTTTGCAGCTTAGTCATCGGAAAAGGCATACAAGGAAGGGCATGTTGGATTCGATACCTGAATATGAGGTGACTGAAAGCCCAAAAGATGTTCCTTACAGGCTTAATTTGCAT ATGTCAAAATTCCTGAAGCACAAACCAGAAAATGAATACTACAATAACCCCTACTTTGGGTCAACATATTTTGAAGGTGAAGATGGAGAGATTACATGGTTCAATGCTGGTGTAAGAGTGGGTGTCGGGATTGGCCTTAGTGTTTGTcttggaattggaattggagTGGGTTTGCTGGTTCGAACATACCAAGGCACCACCAGAAACTTTAGAAGGCGACCACTGTAA
- the LOC126708663 gene encoding protein NONRESPONDING TO OXYLIPINS 2, mitochondrial isoform X3: MASLFCRSALKVGSTSRSSLASCSKTLNPKSLIPKSNIPSTPASAFSSSSTTIPRASRVVSVLGSVESMMPLHSAIASARLKSNIAIDSSCWSWLSQGLAIPL, encoded by the exons ATGGCCTCCTTGTTCTGCAGATCAGCTCTAAAGGTGGGTTCAACTTCAAGGTCGTCTTTGGCTTCTTGTTCcaaaaccctaaacccaaaATCCCTAATCCCCAAATCAAACATTCCTTCTACTCCTGCCtctgccttttcttcttcatccaccACCATTCCTCGTGCTTCAAG ggtgGTGTCGGTGTTGGGGAGCGTTGAGTCAATGATGCCACTTCACAGTGCCATAGCTTCAGCTCGGCTCAAATCCAACATTGCTATTGATTCCTCTTGCTGGAGCTGGCTTTCTCAGG GACTTGCAATACCATTGTGA
- the LOC126708663 gene encoding protein NONRESPONDING TO OXYLIPINS 2, mitochondrial isoform X5 — MASLFCRSALKVGSTSRSSLASCSKTLNPKSLIPKSNIPSTPASAFSSSSTTIPRASRVVSVLGSVESMMPLHSAIASARLKSNIAIDSSCWSWLSQGTSIS; from the exons ATGGCCTCCTTGTTCTGCAGATCAGCTCTAAAGGTGGGTTCAACTTCAAGGTCGTCTTTGGCTTCTTGTTCcaaaaccctaaacccaaaATCCCTAATCCCCAAATCAAACATTCCTTCTACTCCTGCCtctgccttttcttcttcatccaccACCATTCCTCGTGCTTCAAG ggtgGTGTCGGTGTTGGGGAGCGTTGAGTCAATGATGCCACTTCACAGTGCCATAGCTTCAGCTCGGCTCAAATCCAACATTGCTATTGATTCCTCTTGCTGGAGCTGGCTTTCTCAGGGTACTTCaatttcat GA